The following are encoded in a window of Variovorax paradoxus genomic DNA:
- a CDS encoding FecR family protein: MSDAQRIESVAADWLARRDSGAWTDTDQQQLDAWIAASIAHRVAWLRLSSAWERGDRLGALRTPEIPIPAPAPAQQPQASHPPQRLSRFSLQRIAAGVLVAAAGTAWLGWQYTQEERGQHYATAVGARQSVALSDGSKLTLNTATQLRTVVNDSGRKVWLDAGEAYFDIAHDKSHPFVVVAGDRLITVLGTRFLVRRQGDQVNVTVEEGRVQIAAARPDAKSAEPTVLTRNQAAVTHADNVLVMSKAPKQVDDELRWREGKLVFDQTTLGDAAAQFNRYNLRKLVIADPVVAQVRIGGSFDANNMSGFVVLLKQGFGLAAHEAGNEIRISSQ, from the coding sequence ATGAGCGACGCCCAGCGCATTGAATCCGTGGCCGCCGACTGGCTGGCCCGCCGCGACAGCGGCGCCTGGACCGACACCGACCAGCAGCAGCTGGACGCCTGGATCGCCGCGTCGATCGCCCACCGCGTGGCCTGGCTTCGGCTGTCCAGCGCGTGGGAGCGCGGCGACCGGCTGGGCGCACTGCGCACACCGGAGATCCCGATCCCCGCGCCGGCGCCTGCGCAACAGCCGCAGGCGTCACATCCGCCCCAGCGCCTGTCGCGCTTCTCGCTGCAACGCATCGCCGCCGGCGTGCTCGTGGCCGCCGCCGGCACCGCCTGGCTCGGCTGGCAGTACACGCAGGAAGAACGCGGCCAGCACTACGCCACGGCCGTGGGCGCGCGCCAGTCGGTCGCGCTGTCCGACGGATCGAAGCTCACGCTGAACACCGCCACGCAGTTGCGCACGGTGGTGAACGACAGCGGGCGCAAGGTGTGGCTCGACGCGGGCGAGGCCTACTTCGACATCGCGCACGACAAGTCACACCCCTTCGTCGTCGTCGCCGGCGACCGCCTCATCACCGTGCTGGGCACGCGCTTTCTCGTGCGGCGCCAGGGCGATCAGGTGAACGTGACGGTGGAAGAGGGGCGCGTGCAGATCGCCGCGGCCCGGCCCGATGCAAAAAGCGCCGAGCCCACCGTGCTCACGCGCAACCAGGCAGCGGTCACGCATGCCGACAACGTGCTCGTGATGTCGAAGGCGCCCAAGCAGGTCGACGACGAGCTGCGCTGGCGCGAAGGCAAGCTCGTGTTCGACCAGACCACGCTGGGCGATGCGGCCGCCCAGTTCAACCGCTACAACCTGCGCAAGCTCGTGATCGCCGACCCGGTCGTCGCGCAGGTGCGCATCGGCGGCAGCTTCGATGCGAACAACATGAGCGGCTTCGTGGTGCTTCTGAAGCAGGGCTTCGGCCTTGCAGCACACGAGGCAGGCAATGAAATAAGAATTTCGAGTCAGTAA